The following are encoded together in the Marmota flaviventris isolate mMarFla1 chromosome 18, mMarFla1.hap1, whole genome shotgun sequence genome:
- the LOC139702751 gene encoding uncharacterized protein produces SPSPPPPPPSPPSPPPPPPPSPSPPPPPPSPSPPPPPPPPSPLPPSPPSPSPPPPPPSPSPPPPPPSPLPPPPPSPSPPPPPPSPSPPPPPPPPSPLPPSPPSPSPPPPPPSPSPLPPPPPSPSPPPSPPSPSPPPPPPSPLPPPPPPPSPSPPPPPPPPPPPPPSPSPPPSPPSPPPPPPPSPSPPPPPPSPLPPSPPSPPSSPSPPPPPPSPLPPPPPSPPPPSPPSPSPPSPSPPPSPLPPSPPSPSLQPRIPFRLPSVSMVCPTWTLYTL; encoded by the exons tcaccctcccctccaccacctccaccatctccaccatcaccaccaccaccacctccaccatcaccctcccctccaccacctccaccatcaccctcccctccaccacctccacctccaccatcaccactaccaccatctccaccatcaccctcccctccaccacctccaccatcaccctcccctccaccacctccaccatccccactaccaccacctccaccatcaccttcccctccaccacctccaccatcaccttcccctccaccacctccacctccaccatccCCActaccaccatctccaccatcaccctcccctccaccacctccaccatcaccctccccactaccaccacctccaccatcaccctccccaccaccatctccaccatcaccttcccctccaccacctccaccatcaccactaccaccaccaccacctccaccatcaccctcccctccaccacctccacctccacc accaccacctccaccatcaccctccccaccaccatctccaccatcaccaccaccaccaccaccaccatcaccctcccctccaccacctccaccatcaccactaccaccatctccaccatcaccaccatcatcaccctcccctccaccacctccaccatccccactaccaccacctccaccatcaccacctccaccatctccaccatcaccctCCCCACCATCACCCTCCCCTCCACCATCCCCActaccaccatctccaccatcaccctC CCTGCAACCACGCATCCCCTTCCGTCTCCCTTCTGTCTCCATGGTCTGCCCAACCTGGACACTCTACACACTGTGA